A stretch of Acropora muricata isolate sample 2 chromosome 7, ASM3666990v1, whole genome shotgun sequence DNA encodes these proteins:
- the LOC136923523 gene encoding keratin, type I cytoskeletal 9-like isoform X1: MIFLFWFWIVLTICHVAEKTMGQQCPSERSISGWMLQRHVYETMLADIGLQCLPSCSTDDRCQSFNFVVSSHMCEFNDRTKEAKPEDFIADPDRYYFRKPFNRIPLGSIPELAAESCKEIKMSEEKATSGKYWLSSIKPGIPLFAFCNMTTEDVDECTVSPPFCHVNAQCSNNIGSYNCTCNTGFIGNGKTCTDFFTATTNGRKGRFGVVQRFSAPRSGRYRIKAWGARGGTHSSDYAERPGTFYGGKGAFKEGVFALTQGSALNIVVGQRGGDSVEVNGSQSTNKTAAELGWSVEDNAGTGGGGGSFVYTSNNVLLLAAAGGGGASNGYNGVDGQTGTKGTKSKGKSSFESRSGGSGGQPGQCNNAAGASYHGGVGAGWLSQGCSRAGVRHGERGGSRAQGWVGGKAGKMNSGYNGGPPPGAVGGFGGGGGGSEDNGASGGGGGYSGGGSGTHSFQAGGGGGSYCGGSSCWGLSGGNLNDDGMVQIIELSD; the protein is encoded by the exons ATGATATTTCTTTTCTGGTTCTGGATTGTTTTGACGATTTGTCATGTTGCTGAGAAAACGATGGGTCAGCAATGCCCTTCTGAAAGGTCCATCAGCGGATGGATGTTGCAAAGACACGTCTATGAAACAATGTTGGCCGATATTGGCCTTCAATGTTTGCCAAGCTGTAGCACAGATGATCGTTGTCAGAGCTTCAATTTTGTTGTTTCCTCTCATATGTGTGAGTTTAATGATCGAACCAAAGAAGCCAAACCTGAAGATTTCATTGCTGATCCAGACAGATATTATTTCAGAAAACCTTTTAATCGAA TCCCACTGGGTTCCATCCCTGAACTGGCAGCCGAGTCCTGTAAGGAAATTAAGATGAGCGAGGAAAAAGCAACCAGCGGCAAGTATTGGCTGTCTTCGATAAAGCCGGGTATTCCattatttgcattttgcaaCATGACAACTGAAG ACGTTGACGAGTGCACCGTTTCGCCACCTTTttgtcacgtgaacgcgcaaTGCAGCAATAATATAGGCTCGTACAACTGTACTTGCAACACTGGGTTCATTGGTAACGGGAAAACATGCACAG ATTTTTTTACCGCGACTACAAATggaagaaaaggaagatttgGTGTAGTTCAGAGATTCAGTGCTCCCAGAAGTGGACGTTATCGCATCAAAGCGTGGGGCGCCCGTGGAGGAACACATTCGAGTGACTATGCTGAGAGGCCAGGGACTTTCTACGGAGGGAAAGGGGCCTTCAAAGAAGGAGTATTTGCACTGACTCAAGGAAGTGCATTGAATATTGTAGTGGGACAGAGAGGAGGAGATTCTGTAGAGGTGAATGGAAGTCAGTCCACTAACAAGACTGCAGCCGAACTTGGCTGGTCTGTGGAAGACAATGCTGGAACAGGGGGAGGGGGAGGTAGTTTTGTTTATACTTCAAATAACGTTCTTTTGCTGGCTGCAGCAGGGGGAGGAGGTGCGTCTAATGGATATAACGGGGTGGATGGTCAGACGGGTACTAAAGGGACCAAAAGCAAAGGGAAAAGTTCGTTCGAAAGCAGAAGCGGAGGGTCTGGGGGACAGCCGGGCCAGTGCAATAACGCCGCAGGTGCCAGTTACCATGGAGGGGTTGGTGCGGGTTGGTTGTCACAGGGTTGCTCTAGGGCAGGGGTACGGCATGGGGAGAGGGGTGGCTCACGCGCGCAGGGTTGGGTAGGAGGAAAAGCAGGGAAAATGAACAGTGGATACAATGGAGGACCACCCCCAGGAGCAGTGGGAGGATTTGGCGGTGGAGGAGGGGGATCTGAAGATAACGGTGCATCAGGGGGTGGGGGCGGATACTCTGGAGGAGGAAGCGGCACTCACTCGTTTCAAGCCGGAGGGGGAGGTGGCTCGTATTGTGGTGGTTCCAGTTGTTGGGGTCTATCTGGCGGCAACTTAAATGATGATGGCATGGTTCAAATAATTGAATTATCTGACTAA